In Conger conger chromosome 5, fConCon1.1, whole genome shotgun sequence, the DNA window ATGAGGATGGTGTGTTCGTAtgagggtggtgtgtttgtatgaggatggtgtgtttgtatgagggtGGTGTGTTCGTATGAGGGTGGTGTGTTCGTATGAGGGTGGTGTGTTCGTATGAGGGTGGTGTGTTTCCCTGAGGGTGGTGTGTCTCTCCGCAGGCCAAGTCTCCCtaagggggaggggccagcaGGTGCGTGCAGTTACCTGAGTGACTCCTCGAGTGGCAGCTCCGGCGTGTCGTCACGGCGCCGCTATGGCCCCTCCCCCACGCGGGTGCGCTTCCAGGACGAGTCGGCGCTGGAGGCGGAGCACCGCTACCTGGAGCGGCAGGGCCAGCGTCCCGAGCGGCTGTCCAACGGCAGGGGGCGGAGCCCCCACTCTGACTCCTCCTCCTACCGGAAGGGGCGGAGTtcgcagggggaggggctaaTGAGGGACAGAAGGTGCAGGTCCTGTGAGAGGCAGTGGCCCCGCCCAAACCCCACCTCTAACTCTGCCCCCCTCACACAAGTGGATCTGAGGCCCTGGGTGGGGCAGAGTACTTGGCGTAGGAGGGTGGAAGGGGGCAGAAGCCTGGATCTGCCCCCAGGGCAAGAGGACACCACACTGCAGCAGTACTCTGCAGAACACGCCCCCTGTAGCCTCCAGCCAACCACAGCCCTGCCCCTCGCCCCCCATGGGCACTGGGCACGCCCCCCTGAGGGTGCAGACGAGGCGGATtcatggagggaggaggggctCTGGATGAGGTCACAGCTGGATGAGCAGCCATGTGACCATGCACTGTGAGTACCCATGAGGCTCTCTGTCTTTGGgagtaaaatagtcactggctctcctgtagaaCTGTGTGTAAAACAGCATCACTAAGCTGCAGATTTGTGGGTTATATGTAAGACTGTTTGTTCAGTTTATGCTGTATGTAAATGGtcacatttatatagcgcttttagtCAAACAACCAATGGCAATACGCTCCCATGCAAGgaaccaatcagctcgtcaggagcagtagggggttaggtgtctcgctcagggacactccgacacacCCCAGGGTGGGGACCGAACCGGGAACCCTCCGGAGCGACTGAGCCtggctgtgctgcagtgtggagaATGTTTTGGTAGAGCCGGATGGTCATTGGTTCTGTGCCCGCAGGGGGCCGgacccacacactgccctgctgGAGGGTCGTAACCCTCAGAAGCTCCGGCCCAAGCTGTCCCTGCGCCGGTTCTTCTCTGCCATTGGCCTGAGCGGCCCTGGCTGGCTCCGCCCACACCAAAGCCCCGCCCCTAGCCCCCCCCCGGGCCGCCGGGCTGGGCTGAGAAAGACCCCGTCACTGCAGACCCTGGAGCCGGTGCGTGTGCAGTGATtggtttgcagtgtgtgtgcggtgtgcggtgtgtgtgcggtgtgcaGTGCGTGTGCCTTGCCACAGCTGACATATTGAACTTTTTTATGCTCGCCACAGACATTAGCTCATGTTCGCCAACAGTTCAGTGAAAAGGTCGTGCCAAACTAAACTCGCTGCtgattgggagagagagaagacgaAATGACATTATGGACATTATGCACATTATGGACATTAtctggctgttataatacactttaatcaatgtaatatttcctGTTAGTCAGTGAACTGGCATTAGACCCAAGTCATGTCCATTTGTGTTAAGAAGGcgttggtggcaaactaaatggaatgtaacTGCTGAACGCGCAGGTCCAACAGGAGTTTAAGTCCAGGGGCTGgggtagggtttgggttagggttagggttagggttagggttgcaCTAAGTCCAGGGGctggggtagggttagggttagttcaGGCAGCCTAGTGTTTGCATTTTTGCTACTCTGTGAAaggtctttgtgacagtcttctgtaaagaGTGCTCTACAAATGAatctgaatttaattgaatagtAGTGGCTAAGGGGCTTGAATGGgaccttgaccaaggcccttaaccccacattgctctggggggattggcccctgcttagtctaatcaactgcaagtcactttggataaaagtatcagctaaatagctTAGCACTGGATATTTTACACCATGAGAGACATCGTCCTTTTCCGGACCATTCAGGAGCCATATTTGGAATGGCAGAGGTGTGAGAAGCAAAAGTGCCCACAGCGGTTCATTGGGGGGAACACCTTAGAACGTCGGAATATTTTTGCACACAATTGACCTTTCTGTAAAAGGACTCTGGCGCTTAACCACAGAGCTCCATGTTAGGATTGACCAGTTTGATTGGTCTGTTATGAAAAACTGAGAGAATGAATGTATTTCCCCTGCTGGTTGTTGACGTTCTTATGTAATGTGTCCTGCCCGCCACCAGAGGCCGCCCTTGATCGTCCTGCGGAGGACGTCCTCAGCACAGGATCTGCCGCTGCAGATTAAGGAAGAACTCTCCAACCTCTACCACCAGAGGGCGCCACCTCACTGTCCATCTCACAGGTacaactctcactctctctcacacacacacacagcatacttacacactctctctcacacacacacacacagcatacttacacacacacacacacagcatactcACTCagcatacttacacacacacacagacccacagcatacttacacactctcacacacacacactcacacccacagcatacttacacacattcacaccgcatacttgtgtatgtttatgtgtgtgtatgtggatgtttATGCCtgtttatgtttctgtgtgtttatatttatgtgtgtattctCTGTGCATGTTgccctgcttgtgtgtgtgtttccctgtgtctccagcagGGGGCTCCAGCAGGCTCTGAGTGTGGGGGATGTGGGGAGTCCCAGCAGGGCGTGGTCTCTGGGGTGTGTCTCCCAGGTCTTCTCTGACAGGACCCTCCTCCTGGAGCTCCACCGGCCGCACAGCGGGCCGTTCGGGTTCCTGATCTGCCGACCCAACAGCCGCCCCAACTCAGGTACGAGGGCCTTCCTGACccctgtgacccctgacccctaccCGAGGGCCTTCCTGACCcgtgtgacccctgacccctacccaagggccttcctgacgcgtgtgacccctgacccttgACCTCTACCCGAGGGCCTTCCTGACCCGTGTGATCCCTGCCCCCTACCCAAGGGCCTTCCTCACCTGTGTGACCCACATCACTATCCCTGACCCctacaatgatgatgatgatgatggtggtgatgatgatggtgatggtggtgatgatgatggtgatgatggtgaaggtgatgatgatgatggtagtgatggtgatggtggtgatggtgatggtgatggtgattgtggtgatggtgatgatgatggtgatagtgatgatgatggtgatggtgatgatgatgatgatggtgatggtgatggtgatgatgatggtgatggtgatggtgatgattgaTGATGAAGGTGTTGACGATGCTGATGAAGACTCTGTTTCAGGTGTGTATGTGGAGCGGGTGCAGGATGGGGGGAAGCTCTACGCTGGTCTgctgggagagggggatgagattCTGGAGGTGAACGGGCAGCAGATCGCTGGGCTGGGTCTGGACCAGGTCACCCGCCTCATGGCCCAGAACACCACCGTCTTCCTCCGCGTGCGGAGACACAGCCGAGTCCAGCGCTAGGCAACCACAGCCTGGGCGCTGGGCAACTGCAGCCTGGGCACTAGGCAACCACAGCCTGGGCTCTGGGCAACCGCAGCCTGGGTGCTAGGCAACCACATCCTGGGGGCTGGGCAACCACAGCCTGGGCACTAGGCAACCACATCCTGGGCACTGGGCAACCGCAGCCTGGGCGCTAGGCAACCACAGCCTGAGCGCTGGGCAACCACAGCCTGGGCACTGGGCAACCAGAGAAAAAGTTTATAGTCAACAgagggacaggaagtgatggaattagGACTGGCCAAGAGAAAGGAAATAAACACAGTGTAAAAAcagtttatgcatgtgtgtgtgcctgtgtgtctcttGAAAGGGAGACCATCCAAATCCAAGAGAGCACAAAGACCAAAGCGACATTTAGCCCTGCTTAGGATGAACACAGTTTAGATCTCAAGTCCTGTTTGAGTGATACCAGGTGAAATGCTCAAAATGGCCATCACTCCTGACAGATTATGTCCAGTGCTTCTGATGACACatttattgaaaaacaaaatataattgtatACACATTATCTATCTGCTATTGTTTTGTAACTatgtaaatgcaaaataaaacatttcaaaatatacttTCTGGGTAGTTTTGTTAACTGGAGGGTATAGTACTAAGGCTGGGTTATTGTACAGGTGGGTATAGTATTGATGCTGGGTTATTGTACAGGTGGGTATAGTATTGATGCTGGGTTATTGTACAGGTGGGTATAGTATTGATGCTGGGTTATTGTACAGGTGGGTACAGTATTGATGCTGGGTTATTGTACAGGTGGGTATAGTATTGATGCTGGGTTATTGTACAGGTGGGTATAGTATTGATGCTGGGTTATTGTACAGGTGGGTATAGTTTTGATGCTGGGTTATTGTACAGGTGGGTATAGTTTTGATGCTGGGTTATTGTACAGGTGAGTATAGTTTTGATGCTGGGTTATTGTACAGGTGGGTATAGTACTGAGGCTGGGTTATTGTGGACCTGATTTGCATGCAGCGACAGCTGTATAATGTTAAACATTATGCAATCTCACACTATATGAGCACATAATTATATGATTAATAATTATATGATTATTACAGATTATATGCATTCTGTTGTAttaatcatgtgtgtgtgtgtgtgtgtgtgtgtgtgtgtgtgtgtgtgtgtgtgtgtgtgtgtttagatatTACCGTTTTTTCCCTTGATTTATTGAATTCGTCCGCTTTCTATCCCGTGAAATGTCGGTTGAGGGGCAATCACGTGGTGATTTACGCAAGACGTTACTATCTTTCATTCAGTAAAATACAATTCCAACCTATCCCGCCTGCCGATTGGTCCACAGATTTGGCGGGGTGCATTTCCCAGCGTTTTTAAAACAGGCTCTTGTCCTATTGGATGGCGTAGCCATTACGTCACACTATATAATCGTTAAAAACAGACACTTACTCGTTTACTATGAAGAACTGAAACGAAGCGATAGGCGTGTGATTCACGGGTCCATTTCGTATGCATTTTTAACCAGCCGTTTATTGAAGAAAACCCGGAAGCACTCGAGTAAATATTTTAACAATTTCTGGTTATTTCGCCAGGGCTTTTATGCAGCTAAATTAGTTGATATATGGAGCTAGCTAGCGTTACAAGGCTTCGTTGAACCAACGGCACTGGTATGAAAACGGACGTTGTATCGGGCGGACTTTAATCTTTGTACCCTCGCTGGATACTTGAACTGGAGGACACGTTGAATTGACTCGCTTTCACAACGGTTAAATAATTTTGCTGTTTTTAGCTAGCGTTGGGAAGCTAGCTAACCTGGTTAGCTGCTGAAAACATGGAATTCAGCGCGGATGCACACCGGATAATGAGCATATCGATGGGAAAGATTTTTCATTCCCGCGTACAGCGAGGCGGAATCAAACTCCACAAAAATCTCCTGGTTTCTCTGGTCCTCCGGAGCGCCCGGGAGGTGTGTCTGACTAACTACTGCGGTGGCCTGTGTCTCCACGCTTCGCACCAGGGAGAGACCGAACAGGGCGAATCGGCCACGGAAGCGGAGTTCTCGTCCGGCCCCGGTGTGGCTTGTGTTGCTGGTCAAGACGTTTCTACTTTGGATAGGGAGCCTGATTCGAGCGCTCCGCCACTAGCGGGTGCGGCGTGTGTGCGTACCAACGCAGGCCAGCAAAACTCATGCTGCTACCAAACGACCATCGAGTCGGAGATAGGGGACGAATCGGGCTCTTCAACACCCTCGAATGTCGCTGTTCTCCGTAAGCCGGTTTCGCCGGGATGCAGGGCGGCAGAGGATTCTTGGATTGCTACTTCGCCTGAAACTGGAGAGCCGACCGACTCACAGGAAGATGGTTGCCGGTGCGATTCCTCAACCAAACCAGAATCTCAAACCCGCCTGGCGCCTTGTGGTAAGACCAACAGGAAAAGGGACGCGGATGACGTTCACTCGCCTCGAGCGGATTCGCcgttaaagaaaaacaaaccgaCTGTGACTTTAAGGGACACTGATGAGGAAGGAGACGAGATGGACACCAGCAACGTTTCCAGCCTGGTCAATATTTTTGGAGCCGGCTTTACAGGACTTCTGAGCAAAGAGGCTGGCAAGACTGAGTCAGGGGCGGATGCTTGCGACGCGGGCTCCGGGCAAGTGTGCGGTGAACTCCCGTTGAAGACTTTAAATCCATGGGCTACTGCCATAGAGGCATTTTAAGCTGCACACAGGCTGTCCgcgttttaaaaaaatgcaaataaaaacttTTCAAGGATCCGCTGGATGTTTATAGATGTATAACTTATGTTGGCAGTAATTATGCTTAAAAGTGCTTGTGCGGCCCAGAGTTGGGTTCGACCACGTGGCGATCACGAAAGAGGAAGCGAGGTTGAACTGTGGGTTTCTCTAACTTCCTCTGCCAATGCAGGTATCGGAGTGTCAAATGTGGATATGTTGCTAAACAGGGCGCCAGGAGGAAGCGACTAGCTTTACCACTTCCGTTTTGAAGGTGGATCCAAGTCAATGGAATACCTGTTCCACACGTGTTGCTAATTTTGATTTGCGAAGATTTTATGCAAACATTAAGGTTCTCATGTTCGTTACTGGGTACGTGAAAGTTGTGATTTTATGAGGGCGCTAGGCAGCTAAACAGGGCCGCAAGTTCTGGGCGGGAGGCCTGTGATGTGGTCTCTCCAGGGTTGGTTTTAATGTTTCATCACTGTTTAGCCAATGCATAGATGCGCAGGACACGACTTTATTCAGTTCTGTCTTTGTTTTATAAAGACCAGCATTTAGCGAGTTATTTGTACAGTTTTTCCGGTCTCGTTGCATTCGAAATGTCTTGGCATGTGTTCTTTAATCTATTACTTTCCTGTGTCCCACGAGAAAATAAACGTTTTatgaaaatacttttctgccTTATTTCTACAGACTAGTTCTGCGCGCGCTGGAACGCCTGTTTTGGAATGTGGGGAATGCGATGCCCCTCGTGGCGCTTTTATTACTGGAGGTCAAAAGTCACTTTGTTCGGCCGACCAAGTGAGTCTTTAGGATCTGCATTTGAGGTCATCTGCTTTCGCCTGTCTAATATTTATGCTAGGTTTCATGCAGATGCGTTAAATAAGTACATGGATTACATGATCATCTGATCCAGTAATTGTCTTAAttaggtgtagtgtgtgtgtagtcacCAGGGAggcatctcattggctcagacggAGCACGTCACAGATGAGGCGACCTGCGGACACGGGAAATGTTGTAGCTGGAAACAcgcaacacaaaataaacaccCAGGCACATCCGGGTAAATTCTTCTGTACCGCTATCCGTTGGGTCAAGTTGTACTCTAACTGAATCGGTGTCACTTCCTCATATGGGtaaacgtgtgtttgtgtttaatgaACTGAGGAATTTAAAATGACCTATGGCTATGCTTAGTGTAAAGTAGGTATTCCTAATACTATAAATATGATTTTAGATGAGACACAAAAAGCTGAACCCCCCCCCTGTATTTGAAGGGGtggacacgcactcacacatgcacacgcacacgtgcgctagcgcgcacacacacacacacgcgtgcgcacacatgcacacagtgccTTTGCACACCCACACCCCGATCAAGTgcattttagttggctaggtaagcagtgtttggatagttaactttggtgacttttgctctgtttgtttgtttgttcaaaaaaagtaaaaaaaaaaaaaaatggcccttgtccttatctttgttgtacaggtagcagttgaaattgtacttacctctagggtctttcagcgaacttatccctggttatgggtatgcactttgttgtacgtcgctctggataagagcgtctgccaaatgccaataatgtaatgtaatgtaatgcaaacctGTAACACAGGGTTTCCACAGGGCGCCCTGGGACAATCTACTGTGAATGCACAATGtttacacacatcacacatcacaccatcacacgccCTTATGACACAAGCTATTCCGTCCTCTGTTTCATATGATCTTTTATTTAACGGAGGTCCTTTGACACGTTCTCTTCTTCAAGGACACTGGAAGTAATTCCGGAGACATCCGAGACGAAACGGGGGTAATGTCCCgggggccttcctcaagggcccaacagcagagATCGTCCGTCctaaaaagaacatttttaacCTATTTTGGTTTCACGCAAAGAACCATCCCTTCTCTTGCGCAGAGTAGAAACACCCTTTGCTGTCTGGAACGTTGATTATTTACCATGTGTTGAACCTTCAAGTTGAGTATCAGTAGAAATTCTCCCACGCCGTCCCTCTTGTACTAACGTGCAATGACCGGAAGGGGGAGTAAAAAACGCGTAAAACGCAGCATTCATGGGAGTCGAGCTCAGACTAGACTTCCTTGCATGTACGGGGAATATAACTCCAGTATCCCAATTCAGTGTAGAGGCTACGTTAACGTTGCGCCACTGTCAGACCTAATCTTTCAGAAAGTTTCTTCAAAAGTAAAATAGGCTACAGTTGAATGCAATATATTGGGACAGTGGCAgaatagatttatttttgtttgttttggcatAGTTCGCCCGCACACTGGATTTGACATACAACTCGGCATTAATTTAAGCGTAGCCTATGTACATCCACGTCCAGTCATCCctgcaggaattacagccctttatatatacactcagtgagcactttattaggcatttattagactttttagcCTAtgcactcagaggtttgacagGTTGTCTGTTGAGAGATGCTCTTGTGTATAGCATTGTTGTaatgcgttactgtcaccttgctgtcagctttgaccagttgctggtgttaattgtattttattcttATGTATTAGTGTGATTCCGAAGCAACACACTACTGTTGTCCGAAagtttgaaataataataatattattattgtccGCCTACTCCTCCCACTCTTTGGGCTATGGACACCAACAGCCTTTCAATATTTCTATTAATTTCGGAGATATTGGTTTTCCGAGGAAGAAAgtcccataggaatgaatggcGGAATGTTCGGTTTCTAGAGTGTGAGTTACATTTTtggtcatgtttttttaaactgccattacTATCTttacactatatatatatatatatatatatatatatatatatatatatatatatatatatattcaatagcTCAAAGTGTGGGAGGAGTAGGCGgacaataataattaaataaataatatatttgtatatcaAAATTGATTCTCGCAATATTACTTGTACTTTTTGAATTATGAGCATTTGTTTGAGAACAGGctttcactgtcttcacactcCGCCCTCTCTCTGACGCGCATTCTGCAGCTCAGCCAATCCACATTTACTATGCAAATGCGCCGTGTGCCTGTGCAACCccgtgatgtcacaatagcttTAGCAGAGTTGATCTCGAGGTCTATCTGACTGCGTATATGAAGTGCTTTATATGGTGCCATGAAACCAATTGCCTTGCATTATGCAGCTCTCCGATTGGCTGGTGTAGATGCTTAGCAACGACGTAGCAACTGATTATTAAtacccattcattcattcattcattatcttaacccgcttatcctgaacagggtcacaggggggctggagcctatcccagcatacattgggcgaaaggcaggaatacaccctggacaggtcgccagtccatcgcagggcacacacaccattcactcacacactcacacctacgggcaatttagactctccaatccgcctaacgtgcatgtctttggactgtgggaggaaaccggagtacccggacgaaacccacacgaacatggggagaacatgcaaactccacacagagaggccccggccgacggggattcgaacccaggacctctttgctgtgaggcggcagtgctacccactgcaccatccgtgatACCCAAGCAACATATATGGACTCATAGGCCTATGTAGGCTACATCGATTTTCATTAAacatatgtattatatatatacatatatattatatgttaTTGCATAATGCATGGCAATTGGTTTAGCATATGCCATGCATTATGCAATAACATATCATgacagtgattggctgttgtCAATACCATCAACTACCTAGCAACATATTAGCAACCACATAGCAATGCCCTAGCAACACCCCCGAGTTCATATATGCTcatttattaggtacacctgtgcACTAGCTTGTAAATGGAAACAtttattagcagtagtagcaatagtccacccccccccccccccaaatggtTTGTCTCAATCAATCACTGAATCAACTTCCGACATTCCGAATACAACAACTCATGAAAAGCACCGCATCCCCAGGTCCGGTTCGGTTACGGTGAATGATATCACTCAGGTAAGCACTGGTTTAGTTGTGATTAAACAACACTTATTCACTTCTTATGTTATATAGGATATccgcaaaaaaaattaaaatgtagccAGTAGCCTATTGTAAGTTGTGCATGACGTTAACTCTGTCATGCACAACTTACTTAATATGCAATTAATTTCTAAAGCAGGTAGTTACGTTTGACATGGTAGTTTAATGATTAGTCACCCCCTTTTCTTTATATGCGGTTTTGTAAAAACGCAACGTGTAGCTATTATTATTTGGACATCTCGCCGTGTGTTTTCCCTGTTAGAATAAACGtttaaatcaatcaattaatctgGATTAGGATAAAAGAACATAGCATAAACACTGTCTCCAATGAAAGGCAAAACACTTCTCACCtccctgaccctggatcagttgTTCTGgcatatgcacacgcacgcgcacacacgcacacacggctCAGATGTAACAAATACATAAGAGTGTGTttaagtagtgtgtgtgtgtgtgtgtgtgttttaatataACAGTATactgtgttttcttttcctccCAGTGTGATGCTAAAAAACATGTTACTAAAATCAAACTGTAGTTCAGTAGTTGCACCGTAGGCTCATGTCTCCTTTAGCTATACAATATATGCAGTGTAACATAATGACAGGTACACaacatgaaaacagaaggaCGTTTTGAAAACCCAAATTCAGGGGCTTATGTATCAAGAATGTCTGAGTAGGACTGCTGATCTAGAATTTTGTCATGAGGCTACAAAATTGTTCCAATAGGCTGTTTTACATTTAACTGTATGTGTTTGGTGAATGATGCATAAATGGGTTTAATATGACCATCTGTCCAATATGGAtgaaaaaatctatatatattCCATTACAATTTTAAGTAAATCGGGCAGCCTACTAATGGGAGTATTTACAGGGTGCAACGGCGCCCGTGGTTGATTCCCGCCCCGCGTGCTGACGTTTCTCCTGTTTCGGTTTCGCGGGTTTAAATAATCTGTGTTTTCCCATTCCTCTGAAGATTCAGTGACGTCACTTTGTATCTACGTGGCGTTTGGCCTTTTAGGTTTGATCAGTGTTGACAGAACTCAAATGTTCTCCGGTCCTTAAGGTGCGCCTCACTGCCAGTTTGGGAGGGCGAGGTAGCGGGGCAGTTTAACGTGAGGGGGCGATATATAGGCTAGCAGAGCAGCACACATTTCCTTTATCGCACTTTAGTGCCAGTAGCCCAGGATGTTAGTCGTGACTTCACTCCCTTGTGACGGACACAGGAAAAAGGAATATCGTGACAAAATACGAATGTCTGAGCAGCGTCGTGATAGCCGATCCATgcgcttgtttattttttggcttTGCTTTGTGCCCGTCTGTAATACTGTAAAACTCTAATATagactcaccgagcactttattaggtatttattcgacttatttTGACTGTAATCctcactggattatttttgttttttgcaccattctttgcaaacactagagactagtgtgcgtgaaaatcacaggagatcaacagtttctgagacactcaaaccaccaaccc includes these proteins:
- the LOC133129243 gene encoding immediate early response gene 5 protein-like; this encodes MEFSADAHRIMSISMGKIFHSRVQRGGIKLHKNLLVSLVLRSAREVCLTNYCGGLCLHASHQGETEQGESATEAEFSSGPGVACVAGQDVSTLDREPDSSAPPLAGAACVRTNAGQQNSCCYQTTIESEIGDESGSSTPSNVAVLRKPVSPGCRAAEDSWIATSPETGEPTDSQEDGCRCDSSTKPESQTRLAPCGKTNRKRDADDVHSPRADSPLKKNKPTVTLRDTDEEGDEMDTSNVSSLVNIFGAGFTGLLSKEAGKTESGADACDAGSGQVCGELPLKTLNPWATAIEAF